A single Acidobacteriota bacterium DNA region contains:
- a CDS encoding (2Fe-2S) ferredoxin domain-containing protein, which translates to MNAQTQRIREKLNRCEPLGTARRRVLGQIVLCEGCCCGQTDRGFKPVPRDWIKQQWKDEKLNKSVQLTISGCVGPCDLANVVCVVSAEGMQWFGGLQEQRQYGLLLDWAKASRDAGVLLELPAELNRHRFERFAAAGCGSAERAVALSHEGHGSGQTVFGAR; encoded by the coding sequence ATGAACGCTCAGACCCAACGCATCCGCGAGAAGCTCAACAGATGCGAACCACTGGGAACGGCCCGACGGCGTGTTCTCGGGCAGATCGTGTTATGCGAAGGCTGTTGCTGCGGTCAGACGGACAGGGGGTTCAAGCCGGTCCCTCGCGACTGGATCAAGCAGCAGTGGAAGGACGAAAAGCTCAACAAGTCGGTGCAACTGACGATCTCCGGCTGTGTGGGTCCGTGCGATCTCGCCAATGTCGTCTGTGTCGTCTCCGCAGAGGGGATGCAGTGGTTTGGAGGCCTTCAGGAGCAGCGGCAGTACGGCTTGCTCCTGGATTGGGCCAAAGCCTCGCGTGATGCGGGTGTCTTGCTCGAATTGCCCGCTGAACTGAATCGCCACCGGTTTGAGCGGTTCGCTGCTGCCGGGTGTGGCTCCGCGGAGCGAGCTGTCGCTCTCAGTCACGAAGGGCATGGCAGCGGACAGACCGTCTTCGGCGCGCGGTGA
- a CDS encoding PQQ-binding-like beta-propeller repeat protein: MTQRDLFLRTALLAALLMTVPGAPGAEAQPTQASQRGEFVPVTDAMLQNPSDDDWLMWRRTLDGWGYSPLDQVTPENVGKLRMVWSRGLSEGRQQGTPLAYDGVLYMPNPIDVIQAIDAVSGDLIWEYRREHPANILQQVGGLAANNRNIAIHGGLIIDTSVDDFVFALDAVTGELVWETMILDYKTQPAMQSSGPIIADGKVISGRSCLPRGGPDACVIVAHDAETGAELWRRRTVPAPGEPGDETWGDTPFEDRTHVGTWMVPSYDPGLELIYIGTSVTSPAPKFLLGGRDLKHLYHNSTLALDANSGEIAWHYQHLNDHWDLDHPFERLLVDTAVAPDADEVDWINPRLEPGETRKVITGIPGKTGVVYTLDRETGEFLWARPTIRQNVISMIDGATGAVTENSEVVFRELGQQAYVCPTYIGGKDWQAGAYSPLTNAMYVPMRNSCALMTATRSGRLQIYALDAEHQIAPGTDLSGSVHAVSAETGKSLWTYEQRAGLMSLFVTGGGLVFVGDGNGRFRSLDDETGESLWEINLGSPVTGFPITYAVDGRQYVAASTGNRSAALLSGLTPELRPSSGNNLFVFALP, translated from the coding sequence GTGACTCAGCGAGACCTCTTCCTGCGGACGGCACTCCTTGCCGCCCTTCTCATGACGGTGCCCGGCGCTCCCGGCGCCGAAGCCCAGCCGACTCAAGCATCCCAACGCGGCGAGTTCGTCCCGGTCACCGACGCCATGCTCCAGAACCCGAGCGACGACGACTGGCTGATGTGGCGCCGGACGCTCGACGGCTGGGGCTACAGCCCGCTCGACCAGGTCACGCCCGAGAACGTCGGCAAGCTGCGCATGGTCTGGTCCCGCGGCCTGAGCGAGGGCCGCCAGCAGGGGACGCCGCTCGCCTACGACGGCGTGCTGTACATGCCGAACCCCATCGACGTCATCCAGGCCATCGACGCGGTGAGCGGAGACCTCATCTGGGAGTACCGCCGGGAGCACCCGGCCAACATCCTCCAGCAGGTCGGCGGCCTCGCTGCGAACAACCGGAACATCGCGATCCACGGCGGCCTGATCATCGACACCAGCGTCGACGACTTCGTCTTCGCGCTCGACGCCGTGACGGGCGAGCTGGTCTGGGAGACGATGATCCTCGACTACAAGACGCAGCCGGCGATGCAGAGCTCCGGCCCGATCATCGCCGACGGCAAGGTCATCTCCGGCCGCAGTTGCCTGCCCCGCGGCGGTCCCGACGCCTGCGTCATCGTGGCTCACGACGCGGAGACCGGGGCCGAACTCTGGCGGCGCCGCACGGTGCCCGCTCCCGGCGAGCCGGGCGACGAGACCTGGGGCGACACGCCGTTCGAGGACCGTACTCACGTCGGTACCTGGATGGTGCCGAGCTACGACCCGGGCCTGGAACTGATCTACATCGGCACCTCGGTGACGTCGCCGGCGCCGAAGTTCCTGCTCGGCGGCAGGGATCTCAAGCACCTGTACCACAACTCCACGCTCGCGCTCGATGCGAACAGCGGCGAGATCGCCTGGCACTACCAGCATCTCAACGACCACTGGGACCTCGACCACCCCTTCGAGCGCCTCCTGGTCGACACTGCGGTCGCGCCCGACGCCGACGAAGTCGACTGGATCAACCCCCGCCTCGAACCGGGCGAGACGCGCAAGGTGATCACCGGCATCCCCGGCAAGACGGGCGTCGTCTACACCCTCGACCGCGAGACCGGCGAGTTCCTGTGGGCGCGGCCGACGATCCGCCAGAACGTGATCAGCATGATCGACGGCGCCACCGGCGCGGTCACCGAGAACTCGGAAGTCGTGTTCCGGGAACTTGGCCAGCAGGCCTACGTCTGCCCCACCTACATCGGCGGCAAGGACTGGCAGGCGGGCGCCTACAGTCCGCTGACCAACGCGATGTACGTGCCGATGCGCAACTCCTGCGCCCTGATGACGGCGACCCGCTCCGGCCGCCTCCAGATCTACGCCCTGGACGCCGAGCACCAGATCGCGCCCGGCACCGACCTGAGCGGATCCGTCCATGCCGTGTCCGCCGAAACGGGCAAGTCGCTATGGACGTACGAGCAGCGGGCCGGCCTGATGTCGCTCTTCGTGACCGGCGGCGGCCTGGTCTTCGTCGGCGACGGCAACGGCCGGTTCCGGTCCCTGGACGATGAGACCGGCGAGAGCCTCTGGGAGATCAACCTCGGCTCGCCCGTGACCGGCTTCCCGATCACCTACGCCGTCGACGGACGCCAGTACGTCGCGGCCAGCACGGGCAACCGGTCGGCGGCCCTGCTCTCCGGACTCACGCCGGAGCTACGGCCCAGCTCGGGCAACAACCTGTTCGTGTTCGCGCTACCCTGA
- a CDS encoding DUF1330 domain-containing protein, giving the protein MAGYAIISVQVKDEAAYNRALEEVPAVVEAHGGRYLVRGGAAEAIRGDWKPDRLVIVEFDSVEQAKEWQDGADFADLREKLSQSTNTDVVIVEGV; this is encoded by the coding sequence ATGGCTGGATACGCGATCATCAGTGTTCAAGTGAAAGATGAAGCCGCCTACAACCGCGCTCTGGAGGAGGTGCCGGCGGTCGTCGAGGCCCACGGCGGCCGCTACCTGGTGCGCGGCGGCGCCGCCGAGGCCATCCGTGGCGACTGGAAGCCCGATCGTCTCGTCATCGTCGAGTTCGACAGCGTCGAACAGGCCAAGGAATGGCAGGACGGGGCCGACTTCGCCGACCTGAGAGAGAAGCTCAGCCAGTCGACCAACACGGACGTCGTGATCGTCGAGGGCGTGTAG
- a CDS encoding type II toxin-antitoxin system RelE/ParE family toxin gives MGVYRLSRKAASDIEDIYTYTIEQHGLAAARKYLDGLHSCFELLAEYPMLGRRADRIAPGVRRHEYQAHVVFYVQRKATVRIARVLHARMDVPRRYRRLT, from the coding sequence ATGGGCGTCTATAGGCTCTCCCGCAAGGCCGCCTCCGACATCGAGGACATCTACACCTACACGATCGAGCAGCACGGACTTGCCGCTGCGAGGAAGTACCTCGACGGCCTCCATTCCTGCTTCGAGCTTCTTGCGGAGTACCCGATGCTCGGCCGCCGCGCCGACCGGATAGCGCCGGGAGTGAGACGTCATGAGTACCAGGCTCACGTCGTCTTCTACGTGCAGCGCAAAGCGACCGTTCGCATCGCTCGCGTGCTGCACGCTCGAATGGACGTGCCTCGCCGCTACCGCAGGCTCACGTAG
- a CDS encoding type II toxin-antitoxin system ParD family antitoxin: protein MATIRKTITLTDLQDQWIKARIAAGHFTTDSEYIRDLIRRDRERRVDFESLQAAVQEGIDSGPSEKTVPSIMEEVEARLRSDGRL, encoded by the coding sequence ATGGCCACTATCCGAAAGACGATCACCCTGACGGACCTGCAGGACCAGTGGATCAAGGCGCGAATTGCCGCAGGCCACTTCACCACCGACAGCGAGTACATCCGCGATCTGATTCGCCGCGACCGCGAACGGCGGGTCGACTTCGAGTCGCTTCAGGCAGCCGTGCAGGAAGGCATCGACAGTGGTCCAAGCGAGAAGACGGTGCCTTCCATCATGGAAGAAGTCGAGGCGCGGCTTCGAAGCGATGGGCGTCTATAG
- a CDS encoding TIGR03084 family metal-binding protein — protein MSSFQQIADFRDECDCLAEVLDPLADADFERATLFKGWTLHDVVAHLHIFNYAADASYHDQSAFDGFKQFMAERRGRLNLRELTDEWFEGKRNRAVYDVWREYYPRMCDRLDGVDPRKRVEWFGPPMSVRSSVTARQMETWAHGQEVFDVLGLDRDETDRIRNIAFLGFNTFGWTYAVRGLEVPGVVPALELTAPSGEVWTWNADETTNRISGSAVEFAQVVTQVRNIADTSLDVMGPVATEWMSMAQCFAGGPETPPAPGTRHKAGLQGVAGKFSDDFFAEGREQPEMQSRPALDDAFD, from the coding sequence ATGAGCAGCTTCCAGCAGATCGCCGATTTCCGGGACGAGTGCGACTGCCTCGCCGAGGTCCTGGATCCGCTCGCGGACGCCGACTTCGAGCGGGCCACCCTGTTCAAGGGGTGGACACTCCACGACGTCGTCGCGCATCTCCACATCTTCAACTACGCCGCTGACGCCTCGTACCACGATCAGTCCGCCTTCGACGGCTTCAAGCAGTTCATGGCCGAGCGCCGCGGCCGGCTCAACCTCCGCGAGCTGACGGACGAGTGGTTCGAGGGCAAGCGCAACCGCGCGGTCTACGACGTCTGGCGCGAGTACTACCCGCGGATGTGCGATCGGCTGGACGGGGTCGATCCGAGGAAGCGCGTGGAGTGGTTCGGCCCGCCGATGAGCGTGCGCAGCTCGGTCACCGCCCGGCAGATGGAGACCTGGGCACACGGCCAGGAGGTCTTCGACGTGCTGGGACTCGACCGTGACGAGACGGACCGGATCCGGAACATCGCCTTCCTGGGGTTCAACACCTTCGGCTGGACCTACGCGGTGCGCGGCCTGGAGGTGCCTGGCGTCGTGCCGGCGCTCGAGCTGACCGCGCCGTCCGGCGAGGTCTGGACCTGGAACGCGGACGAAACGACGAACCGGATCAGCGGCTCCGCGGTCGAGTTCGCCCAGGTGGTCACGCAGGTCCGCAACATCGCCGACACGTCGCTCGACGTTATGGGGCCGGTCGCCACCGAGTGGATGAGCATGGCGCAGTGCTTCGCCGGCGGGCCCGAGACGCCGCCGGCGCCGGGCACGCGGCACAAGGCGGGGCTTCAGGGGGTCGCTGGGAAGTTCTCGGACGACTTCTTCGCCGAAGGGAGAGAGCAGCCAGAGATGCAGTCCCGGCCGGCTTTGGACGACGCTTTCGACTGA
- a CDS encoding (2Fe-2S)-binding protein, with amino-acid sequence MAIAFTLNGKSTTVDAPPEMPLLWVLRDELDLKGTKFGCGRSFCGACTVHVDGEPERSCRMPVSRAEGKEITTIEGLSEDGAHPVQLAWQEIDVPQCGYCQAGQIMSASALLASNPQPTDGDIDEAMSGNICRCATYIRIRAAIHRAADIAQGPPATSHETATGAGGSEA; translated from the coding sequence ATGGCGATCGCCTTCACGCTGAATGGCAAGTCGACGACGGTCGATGCGCCGCCGGAGATGCCCCTGCTCTGGGTCCTCCGCGACGAACTCGACCTCAAGGGCACGAAGTTCGGCTGCGGCCGGTCCTTCTGCGGGGCCTGCACCGTGCATGTCGACGGCGAGCCGGAGCGCAGTTGCCGCATGCCGGTCTCGCGGGCCGAGGGCAAGGAGATCACGACGATCGAGGGCCTGTCCGAGGACGGCGCCCATCCCGTGCAGCTCGCCTGGCAGGAGATCGACGTACCGCAGTGCGGCTACTGCCAGGCCGGCCAGATCATGTCGGCGTCGGCGCTCCTCGCGAGCAACCCGCAGCCCACTGACGGCGACATCGACGAAGCGATGAGCGGGAACATCTGCCGCTGCGCGACCTACATCCGCATCCGCGCCGCCATCCACCGCGCCGCGGACATCGCGCAGGGTCCACCGGCCACCAGCCACGAGACGGCCACGGGAGCGGGAGGGAGTGAGGCATGA
- a CDS encoding molybdopterin-dependent oxidoreductase yields the protein MNAVDKTGNLSRRGFLHVTALAGGGMLLGARFPLDGARGAFAATADAETALNAFIRLTPDGIATIMAQNPEIGQGVKTMLPMLIAEELDIPWSQVRVEQADFDATKYRGQMAGGSMATPMHYESMRRVGAAARAMLVEAAAKEWKTKPEKCTTEAGAVHFKNKSLSYGELASAAAGIEPPNPRTVPLKDAKDFRIIGQEVPGVDNPQIVTGKPLFGIDVTVPGMKYAVFEKCRVHGGKVKSANLDAVKASPGVVDAFVVDSTAQAAPAPSMFQVGLPNGIAIVGDSWWLINEARGKLEVTWDEGPTASQSTAAFDRQAEELSKQAPEQDLRNDGDAAGALASAAKTVKAAYQYPFLAHAPLEPQNTTAHFHDGGLEMWAPIQTPQFARGDLAKALGIPDDRITIHLTRMGGGFGRRLYWDYMLEAALIARQAGVPVKLVWNREDDTRFDYFRPGGYHYLQGGLDEAGNLTAWRDHFVSFGEGRRFAPSAEMMPNEFPQGFVPNFALQASKMPLGIPTGALRAPTSNAISFVVQSFIDELAAEAGKDPLQFRLDLLDSAPAGTRTAFDPQRMKAVLELVRDKSGWAKADLPEGTGQGVAFHFSHRGYFAEVVQATVSKEGELGVDRIWVAGDVGRQLVNPSNAVNQVQGAALDGLGQALDQEITFDRGRTNESNFHNFKLLRIDQAPPVEVHWVMSDNQPTGLGEPALPPVPPALCNAIFAVTGKRIRSLPISKHDLSWA from the coding sequence ATGAACGCCGTGGACAAGACAGGCAACCTCTCCCGGCGCGGCTTCCTTCACGTCACCGCCCTGGCCGGCGGCGGCATGCTCCTCGGAGCCCGCTTCCCGCTGGACGGCGCGCGCGGCGCCTTTGCCGCCACCGCCGATGCGGAGACGGCGCTCAACGCGTTCATCCGCCTGACGCCGGACGGCATCGCGACGATCATGGCCCAGAACCCCGAGATCGGTCAGGGCGTCAAGACGATGCTGCCGATGCTCATCGCCGAAGAGCTCGACATCCCCTGGAGCCAGGTGCGCGTCGAGCAGGCGGACTTCGACGCGACGAAGTACCGCGGCCAGATGGCCGGCGGCAGCATGGCCACGCCGATGCACTACGAGTCGATGCGCCGCGTGGGCGCCGCCGCCCGCGCCATGCTCGTCGAAGCCGCGGCGAAGGAGTGGAAGACGAAGCCCGAGAAGTGCACCACCGAGGCCGGCGCCGTCCACTTCAAGAACAAGTCGCTCTCCTACGGCGAGCTGGCGAGCGCCGCGGCCGGGATCGAGCCGCCGAATCCCCGGACCGTCCCGCTCAAGGACGCGAAGGACTTCAGGATCATCGGCCAGGAAGTCCCCGGCGTCGACAACCCGCAGATCGTCACCGGCAAGCCGCTCTTCGGCATCGACGTCACCGTGCCCGGCATGAAGTACGCCGTGTTCGAGAAGTGCCGGGTCCACGGCGGCAAGGTGAAGAGCGCCAATCTCGACGCGGTCAAGGCGTCGCCCGGTGTTGTTGACGCCTTCGTCGTCGACTCGACCGCTCAGGCCGCGCCCGCGCCCTCGATGTTTCAGGTCGGGCTGCCAAACGGCATCGCCATCGTCGGCGACTCCTGGTGGCTGATCAACGAGGCCCGAGGCAAGCTGGAGGTCACCTGGGACGAGGGCCCGACCGCGTCCCAGAGCACCGCAGCGTTCGACCGGCAGGCCGAGGAGCTGTCGAAGCAGGCGCCGGAACAGGATCTCAGGAACGACGGCGACGCGGCCGGCGCCCTGGCCTCCGCGGCGAAGACGGTCAAGGCCGCCTACCAGTACCCCTTCCTCGCCCATGCGCCGCTCGAGCCGCAGAACACGACCGCACACTTCCACGATGGCGGGCTCGAGATGTGGGCGCCGATCCAGACTCCACAGTTCGCGCGCGGAGACCTGGCCAAGGCGCTGGGCATTCCCGACGACAGGATCACGATCCACCTGACCCGGATGGGAGGGGGCTTCGGGAGGCGCCTGTACTGGGACTACATGCTCGAGGCGGCGCTGATCGCGCGGCAGGCGGGAGTTCCGGTCAAGCTGGTGTGGAACCGCGAGGACGACACGCGTTTCGACTACTTCCGCCCCGGCGGCTACCACTATCTGCAGGGCGGTCTCGACGAGGCCGGCAACCTGACAGCGTGGCGCGACCACTTCGTCAGCTTCGGCGAGGGCCGGCGGTTCGCCCCGAGCGCCGAGATGATGCCGAACGAGTTCCCGCAGGGCTTCGTACCGAACTTCGCGCTCCAGGCGTCGAAGATGCCGCTCGGCATCCCGACCGGGGCTCTGCGCGCTCCGACCAGCAACGCGATCTCCTTCGTCGTCCAGTCGTTCATCGACGAACTGGCGGCGGAGGCCGGCAAGGACCCGCTCCAGTTCCGGCTCGACCTGCTCGACTCGGCTCCGGCCGGGACCAGGACCGCGTTCGATCCGCAGAGGATGAAGGCCGTGCTCGAACTCGTGCGCGACAAGTCGGGTTGGGCCAAGGCGGACCTGCCCGAGGGCACCGGCCAGGGCGTCGCGTTCCACTTCAGCCACCGCGGCTACTTCGCCGAAGTCGTCCAGGCCACCGTCAGCAAGGAGGGTGAACTCGGCGTCGACAGGATCTGGGTCGCCGGCGACGTCGGCCGGCAGCTCGTCAACCCGAGCAACGCCGTCAACCAGGTCCAGGGGGCGGCGCTAGACGGCCTCGGCCAGGCGCTCGACCAGGAGATCACCTTCGACCGCGGCCGCACGAACGAGAGCAACTTCCACAACTTCAAGCTGCTCCGCATCGACCAGGCGCCGCCGGTGGAGGTGCACTGGGTGATGAGCGACAACCAGCCCACCGGCCTGGGTGAGCCCGCGCTGCCGCCGGTCCCGCCGGCCCTGTGCAACGCGATCTTCGCCGTCACCGGCAAGCGGATCCGGTCGCTGCCGATCTCGAAGCACGACCTGAGCTGGGCCTGA
- a CDS encoding cytochrome P460 family protein has product MRNIAIAAALILLIAAFVAVAQQSDDAKPSLDGMAVPTYTAAGDLIRPDGYRTWIFVGASLGLSYNEDAAEREGPGAFTNVYIQPEAYRYFMATGEFPEGTMLPMDIFRPGSRESINQAGYFEKDFLGMEVAVKDSERYPEGWAYLSFRDRSGGLRESASAFPKDRCYDCHAEHAATDNVFTQFYPVLQRGE; this is encoded by the coding sequence GTGCGCAACATCGCCATCGCAGCAGCCCTCATCCTCCTGATCGCGGCCTTCGTCGCCGTTGCCCAACAGTCGGACGACGCCAAGCCGTCGCTAGACGGCATGGCCGTCCCCACGTACACCGCCGCCGGGGACCTCATCCGCCCCGACGGCTACCGCACCTGGATCTTCGTAGGCGCCTCCCTCGGCCTCAGCTACAACGAAGACGCCGCCGAGCGCGAAGGCCCGGGCGCCTTCACCAACGTCTACATCCAGCCGGAGGCCTACCGCTACTTCATGGCGACCGGCGAGTTCCCCGAGGGAACCATGCTCCCCATGGACATCTTCCGCCCCGGCTCCCGCGAGTCCATCAACCAGGCCGGCTACTTCGAGAAGGACTTCCTCGGGATGGAGGTCGCGGTCAAGGACAGCGAGCGCTACCCCGAAGGCTGGGCCTACCTCAGCTTCCGCGACCGGTCCGGAGGGCTGAGGGAGTCGGCGTCAGCGTTCCCGAAGGACCGGTGCTACGACTGTCACGCGGAGCATGCGGCGACCGACAATGTGTTCACGCAGTTCTATCCGGTGTTGCAGCGGGGGGAGTAG
- a CDS encoding MBL fold metallo-hydrolase has protein sequence MSDFLEIDFLEVGDKGSGDAIAVRHRQNGVDYVYVVDGGYEADGEKLVSHIRTYYTADRVDHVVLTHPDRDHAAGLETVLEELQVGTLWMNRPWVHVDALMPKFERYQDRDRLIGRLRRDFPNVAKLEALAIERGILIQDALQETEVGVFTVLAPAYGTYLDLVVASEKTPVPASKTLSATDGVLLSAAWGEENLKGDTEGTSSENESSVVQFAQTCNWKILLTGDAGVGALTEAYEAALELGKPVTSLNVFQVPHHGSRRNVSSDVLDKWLGAKLPEEAQSPKYRAIVSANRNDPDHPKKAVVRAMIHRGRRVFRTEGTLCSSTGDAPQREGWSPATPLTYPTDMED, from the coding sequence GTGAGTGATTTTCTTGAGATCGACTTCCTCGAAGTTGGTGACAAGGGTAGCGGTGACGCGATAGCCGTGCGTCACCGGCAGAATGGTGTCGACTACGTCTACGTTGTGGACGGTGGCTACGAAGCGGATGGGGAGAAGCTTGTCAGCCACATCCGCACGTACTACACCGCCGATCGCGTAGATCACGTTGTCCTCACGCATCCGGACAGGGACCATGCTGCGGGTCTCGAGACAGTCTTGGAAGAACTCCAAGTCGGAACTCTTTGGATGAACCGCCCGTGGGTGCATGTCGACGCTCTGATGCCGAAGTTCGAGCGCTACCAGGATAGGGACCGGCTCATAGGCCGGCTTCGGCGTGATTTCCCAAACGTTGCAAAGCTAGAAGCGCTTGCCATCGAGAGGGGAATCCTGATCCAGGATGCGTTACAGGAAACGGAGGTCGGAGTCTTCACCGTCCTGGCGCCGGCCTACGGTACGTACTTAGACTTGGTCGTCGCATCGGAGAAGACACCCGTTCCTGCTTCTAAGACGCTTTCAGCGACAGACGGGGTTCTCTTGAGTGCCGCTTGGGGTGAAGAGAACCTGAAAGGGGACACCGAAGGAACTAGCTCTGAGAACGAGAGTAGTGTCGTCCAGTTCGCTCAGACGTGCAATTGGAAGATCCTGCTTACGGGGGATGCAGGCGTTGGCGCGCTGACGGAGGCCTATGAGGCGGCTCTGGAACTTGGGAAGCCAGTCACGTCGCTCAACGTCTTCCAGGTACCCCATCATGGCTCCCGGAGAAACGTGTCGTCGGATGTGCTCGACAAGTGGCTCGGGGCTAAGCTCCCTGAGGAGGCCCAGTCCCCGAAGTACCGCGCCATCGTGTCTGCAAATCGGAATGACCCTGATCATCCGAAGAAGGCCGTGGTTCGCGCGATGATCCACCGCGGTCGGCGTGTTTTTCGGACAGAAGGCACGCTATGTAGCTCGACGGGTGACGCGCCGCAGCGGGAAGGGTGGTCTCCCGCGACTCCGCTGACCTATCCGACGGATATGGAGGACTGA